A genome region from Lentisphaerota bacterium includes the following:
- a CDS encoding 3-deoxy-D-manno-octulosonic acid transferase, whose product MERTPMRWFIYNLFFAVGYTAMLPHFLLRMRRRGGYRARWRDRFGRYDDATQRRLHAADAPRRIWIHAVSVGEVYVAGQLMRELRRRAPTLRFVLSTTSSTGWREAEKQLAPDDVLIYNPLDFPGCVRRALDAVRPERYILIESEIWPNLLRACAARGIPAYLVNARVSDRSAPGYRALRVWFGPVLRSLRLILAQSDLDRQRLLAAGADPERTRVVGSVKFDVAERNTEKEALAAAILARADMGKDRVVLVGGSTWPGEEAALLNLYARARASQPNLRLVLIPRHFERAEAVVAEIEQAGFVCIRRSRTTAVDRPPADGAAVLLVDTTGEMMGFYGNADLAFVGKSLCAHGAQNMIEPCLCGVATVVGPYTENFRPVVADLLAADALIQVSDAAALERELTHLAHDPAARRELGRRAAAAVNRRRGVVGICAGLLLERER is encoded by the coding sequence ATGGAACGCACACCCATGCGCTGGTTTATTTACAACCTATTCTTTGCGGTCGGGTACACGGCGATGCTGCCGCACTTCCTGCTGCGGATGCGGCGGCGCGGCGGGTACCGCGCCCGGTGGCGCGACCGCTTTGGCCGTTATGACGACGCGACGCAGCGGCGCCTGCATGCGGCGGACGCGCCTCGGCGCATCTGGATTCATGCCGTGAGCGTGGGCGAGGTCTATGTGGCGGGACAGCTCATGCGCGAGCTGCGACGGCGGGCGCCCACGCTGCGCTTTGTCCTCAGCACCACCAGTTCGACCGGCTGGCGCGAAGCGGAAAAGCAGCTCGCCCCGGATGATGTGCTCATCTACAATCCGCTCGACTTCCCGGGGTGCGTGCGCCGGGCGCTCGACGCCGTCCGCCCCGAACGCTACATCCTGATCGAGTCGGAGATCTGGCCTAACCTGCTCCGCGCCTGCGCCGCGCGCGGCATTCCGGCCTATCTGGTCAACGCCCGCGTCTCCGACCGCTCGGCGCCCGGCTATCGCGCCCTCCGCGTGTGGTTCGGGCCCGTGCTGCGGAGCCTGCGGCTGATCCTGGCGCAATCCGATCTCGACCGGCAGCGACTGCTGGCGGCTGGCGCCGATCCCGAGCGGACACGGGTCGTCGGCAGCGTCAAATTCGACGTGGCCGAACGGAACACGGAAAAGGAGGCCCTGGCGGCTGCGATTCTGGCTCGGGCGGACATGGGCAAAGATCGGGTGGTGCTCGTCGGCGGATCGACCTGGCCGGGCGAGGAGGCCGCGCTGCTGAACCTTTACGCGCGGGCGCGGGCGTCGCAGCCCAACCTGAGGCTGGTGCTGATTCCCCGGCATTTCGAGCGCGCGGAGGCCGTCGTTGCCGAAATCGAGCAGGCCGGGTTTGTCTGCATCCGCCGCAGCCGAACGACGGCTGTGGATCGCCCCCCTGCAGACGGCGCCGCTGTACTGCTCGTCGACACCACGGGCGAGATGATGGGGTTCTACGGCAACGCCGACCTCGCGTTCGTCGGCAAGAGCCTGTGCGCGCACGGCGCGCAAAACATGATCGAGCCGTGTCTGTGCGGCGTGGCGACGGTGGTCGGCCCCTACACCGAGAATTTTAGACCTGTGGTGGCCGACCTGCTCGCCGCCGACGCCCTCATCCAAGTTTCCGATGCGGCGGCGCTGGAGCGGGAACTGACCCATCTGGCGCACGATCCCGCTGCGCGCCGGGAACTGGGGCGCCGGGCGGCGGCGGCGGTCAACCGCCGCCGCGGCGTGGTCGGCATCTGCGCCGGGCTGCTGCTTGAACGAGAAAGATGA
- a CDS encoding glycosyl hydrolase 43 family protein: MKDMRTTPHCSANTLTGRSGDQGDGTFRNPVLAFDYSDPCPIRVGQDYYLASSTFQMSPGVPILHSRDLVNWTTIGAAIPDLSVLAPEFNWDRMDRYGGGVYAPSLRYHDGLFWIFVNCYTGEGFYVCTATNPAGPWQVRQIQDKNGQPLRTTAWTDPCPFWDDNGKAYLIASRPGSHWFSYLFEMTPDGSRLLDADVDHMNASEGPYAYPNGGTMVVPFHSAEGNKIFTRNGYYYLVHIEFLNKGQGRGTYIFRSRHIYGVKPDGTPGKPGDPGKYEVFTFGPVSDEAYAQNLELPGQGGFVDTPDGRWFWIGQFNRRASDGRLPQLLPVTWIDDWPVPGVDVQDGHGRMAWQLPKPIAGYPACTPQGSDDFTQPVLNPRWHWNHQPRADTWSLTERPGFLRLHAIPQLEPGKFFKTRNVICQRHTRRDLTQVTVKLEMAGMTDGQEAGLVHFGPGNTSASIAVRKTGTSLAIRFNKADTPTDGPALPAGTPALWLRSVAGFDDQCVFSFSTDGQTFSPLGDAYTLVGGGWRGDIVGLYTFNNQAEEGYIDVDSFDYRF, from the coding sequence ATGAAAGACATGAGAACTACGCCGCACTGCTCGGCAAACACGCTCACCGGCCGCTCAGGCGACCAAGGCGACGGGACTTTTCGCAACCCCGTGCTCGCTTTTGACTACAGCGATCCCTGTCCGATTCGCGTCGGACAAGACTACTACTTGGCGAGTTCCACCTTCCAGATGTCGCCCGGCGTGCCGATCCTCCATTCGCGAGACCTCGTGAATTGGACGACCATCGGCGCGGCAATTCCCGACCTCTCGGTGCTGGCGCCGGAATTCAACTGGGATCGCATGGACCGCTATGGCGGCGGCGTCTATGCTCCAAGCCTGCGCTACCATGACGGCCTGTTCTGGATCTTTGTGAATTGCTACACCGGCGAGGGATTCTATGTCTGCACGGCAACGAACCCGGCAGGGCCCTGGCAGGTGCGGCAGATTCAGGATAAGAACGGCCAGCCGCTGCGCACCACGGCCTGGACCGACCCGTGTCCGTTCTGGGACGACAACGGAAAAGCCTATCTGATCGCCAGTCGGCCGGGCAGTCACTGGTTTAGCTACCTCTTTGAAATGACCCCCGACGGTTCCCGCCTACTGGACGCCGACGTGGACCACATGAACGCCAGCGAGGGGCCGTATGCCTATCCCAACGGCGGCACGATGGTCGTGCCGTTCCACTCAGCCGAGGGGAACAAGATTTTCACCCGCAACGGCTATTACTACTTGGTCCACATCGAGTTCTTGAATAAAGGGCAGGGCCGCGGAACCTATATCTTCCGGTCCAGGCACATCTACGGCGTCAAACCCGACGGCACGCCTGGAAAGCCGGGCGATCCGGGCAAATACGAGGTCTTCACGTTCGGTCCCGTCAGCGACGAAGCCTACGCACAGAATCTGGAACTGCCCGGGCAAGGCGGCTTTGTGGATACCCCGGACGGACGCTGGTTCTGGATCGGCCAGTTCAATCGCCGAGCCTCCGACGGCCGCCTTCCTCAGTTACTTCCCGTGACGTGGATCGACGACTGGCCTGTTCCCGGCGTGGATGTGCAGGATGGGCATGGCCGGATGGCGTGGCAATTACCCAAGCCGATTGCGGGGTATCCGGCCTGCACACCGCAAGGAAGCGATGACTTCACGCAGCCGGTGCTGAATCCCCGCTGGCATTGGAACCACCAGCCACGCGCGGATACGTGGTCGCTGACCGAGCGCCCGGGCTTTCTCCGCCTGCACGCCATCCCGCAGCTTGAACCCGGCAAGTTCTTTAAGACACGCAACGTGATCTGCCAGCGCCATACCCGCCGCGACCTGACGCAGGTTACGGTCAAGCTGGAGATGGCCGGTATGACCGACGGGCAGGAGGCGGGGCTGGTGCACTTCGGCCCGGGCAACACCTCGGCGTCCATCGCCGTGCGCAAGACCGGCACCTCGCTGGCCATTCGCTTCAATAAGGCCGACACGCCCACGGATGGTCCTGCCCTTCCGGCAGGCACACCCGCCCTCTGGCTGCGATCGGTGGCGGGCTTTGATGACCAGTGCGTCTTCTCGTTCAGCACCGATGGCCAGACGTTCTCCCCGCTCGGCGACGCCTACACCCTCGTCGGTGGCGGGTGGCGCGGTGACATCGTGGGTCTTTACACCTTCAACAATCAGGCCGAAGAGGGTTATATCGACGTCGATTCGTTCGATTATCGGTTCTGA
- a CDS encoding enterochelin esterase has protein sequence MRRNPSTPAGAIHRLHLNSRVLEDNRLGDPTVREIDVYTPPRHDGRGLPLLVNVVGYTSGGPAEASWKNFGENVPERLDHLIATGAMAPCVVAFPDCFTRLGGNQYVNSVAMGRWDDFLLLEAIPFVERQFGCGGAGKRGIFGHSSGGYGAIVHALLHPDFWSAAAVHSGDMGFELLYRHEFAAVLRELSPTGFEFGKWVDAFWDAKKVKGSDINVMMILAQAASFDPDLSAPYGIRLPVTHDTCELIPERWNNWLQWDPLSLVEKHGSGLKRLRALYIDCGDSDQYNLVYGARRLHRRLESLGVPHRYEEFPDDHSSVDYRLDVSLPVVVNALSV, from the coding sequence ATGCGAAGAAATCCATCCACTCCTGCTGGCGCGATTCATCGCTTGCACCTGAACAGTCGGGTGCTGGAGGACAATCGCCTCGGCGATCCGACCGTCCGCGAGATCGACGTCTACACCCCCCCTAGACATGACGGCCGTGGTCTGCCGCTGCTCGTCAACGTCGTCGGCTATACCTCCGGAGGCCCGGCGGAAGCGAGCTGGAAGAACTTTGGCGAGAACGTGCCGGAACGGCTTGATCACCTGATCGCCACCGGCGCGATGGCGCCGTGCGTGGTTGCGTTTCCCGACTGCTTTACCCGCCTGGGCGGCAACCAGTATGTGAACTCGGTTGCGATGGGGCGCTGGGACGATTTCCTGTTGCTCGAAGCGATCCCCTTTGTCGAACGGCAGTTCGGCTGCGGCGGCGCGGGCAAGCGCGGGATCTTCGGTCATTCCAGCGGCGGTTACGGCGCGATCGTGCATGCCCTGCTGCACCCCGATTTCTGGAGCGCGGCTGCGGTGCATTCCGGCGATATGGGATTCGAGCTGCTCTACCGGCACGAATTTGCGGCGGTGCTGCGCGAGCTGTCCCCGACCGGCTTCGAGTTCGGCAAATGGGTGGATGCGTTCTGGGACGCGAAGAAGGTCAAGGGCTCCGACATCAACGTCATGATGATCCTGGCGCAGGCCGCGAGTTTCGATCCCGACCTCTCGGCGCCTTATGGCATCCGCCTGCCCGTAACGCACGACACCTGCGAACTCATTCCTGAGCGCTGGAATAACTGGCTGCAGTGGGACCCGCTGTCGCTGGTCGAGAAGCACGGTTCCGGCCTGAAGCGGCTGCGGGCGCTCTACATCGACTGCGGCGATAGCGATCAATACAATCTGGTTTATGGCGCGCGGCGCCTGCACCGCCGATTGGAATCGCTCGGCGTGCCGCATCGCTATGAGGAATTTCCCGATGACCATTCATCGGTCGATTACCGGCTGGACGTCAGCCTGCCGGTGGTGGTCAACGCGCTGAGTGTGTGA
- a CDS encoding lipocalin family protein — protein MSSLPINHVSDAVPVRLKSAPPRRHRLIVAGAIGLAGLLSGCASTKQAPLPTVPAVDLARYAGVWYEIARTPNWFEAKCAGGVQAHYTLDGDRVRVRNRCLTCDGKVTEARGVARAVPGSGNAKLRVSFFWPFYGDYWILALDPDYQWALVGEPSQRYAWILARTPALDAAVLEETLARAAALGFDREAFLFTRQP, from the coding sequence ATGTCCTCGTTACCCATCAATCATGTGTCTGATGCAGTTCCTGTGCGGCTGAAATCGGCCCCCCCGCGACGGCACCGACTGATCGTAGCCGGGGCGATTGGGCTGGCGGGTCTCCTTTCGGGATGCGCCAGCACGAAGCAGGCCCCGTTGCCAACGGTGCCCGCAGTGGATCTGGCCCGGTATGCCGGCGTGTGGTACGAAATCGCGCGAACGCCCAACTGGTTTGAGGCGAAATGCGCTGGCGGTGTGCAGGCGCATTATACACTCGATGGCGACCGGGTGCGGGTGCGAAACCGATGCCTGACGTGCGACGGAAAGGTCACCGAGGCCCGTGGTGTCGCCCGAGCCGTTCCGGGAAGCGGCAACGCAAAATTGCGCGTCAGCTTTTTCTGGCCGTTCTACGGCGATTATTGGATTCTCGCGCTGGACCCCGACTACCAGTGGGCACTCGTCGGCGAACCCTCGCAGCGCTATGCCTGGATTCTCGCGCGCACCCCCGCGCTCGATGCGGCGGTGCTGGAGGAGACGCTCGCGCGCGCCGCCGCGCTGGGCTTTGACCGTGAGGCGTTTCTATTCACGCGGCAACCGTGA
- the thiH gene encoding 2-iminoacetate synthase ThiH, with translation MDTPFQNVLAEWPPERVAALIAAATADEARRARAEAGRFEPRRLAALLAPAARPELEAQAQAASAVTRRRFGWTMQFFAPLYVSNYCCNACVYCGFNRRAAVARRALSLDEAEAEADWLARQGFAHLLLVAGDDRMHTPPAYFEALIPRIAGRFASIQAEIYGLSREEYAGLVTAGCDGITMFQETYDPARYRALHPAGPKADYADRLATPERAAAAGLTFLGIGTLLGLHDWRTEAFYTGLHADHLQRTCWRSNVAISFPRMRPAHGCMPPPCPVGDADLVQLMTALRIQLPDVGMTLSTREPAGLREQLARICATKLSAGACTSPGGYSEKTDAEPQFDVADHRPLAEVRAALARIGFDPVLKDWDRAYHAVR, from the coding sequence ATGGACACCCCGTTCCAGAACGTGCTGGCCGAATGGCCGCCGGAGCGCGTCGCGGCGCTGATCGCCGCGGCCACCGCGGACGAGGCGCGCCGCGCGCGGGCCGAGGCGGGGCGCTTCGAGCCGCGGCGCCTGGCGGCGCTGCTCGCCCCGGCGGCGCGGCCCGAACTGGAGGCGCAGGCGCAGGCCGCATCGGCCGTCACCCGCCGCCGCTTCGGCTGGACCATGCAGTTCTTCGCGCCGCTGTATGTCTCCAACTACTGCTGCAACGCCTGCGTCTATTGCGGGTTCAACCGCAGGGCCGCTGTCGCCCGCCGCGCCCTTTCCCTTGACGAGGCCGAGGCCGAGGCCGACTGGCTGGCGCGGCAGGGGTTCGCGCACCTCCTGCTCGTCGCGGGGGATGACCGGATGCACACGCCTCCCGCCTATTTTGAGGCGCTCATTCCGCGCATCGCCGGCCGATTCGCCTCGATTCAGGCCGAAATCTACGGCCTCTCGCGCGAGGAATACGCCGGACTCGTCACGGCCGGCTGCGACGGCATCACGATGTTTCAGGAGACCTACGACCCCGCGCGTTACCGCGCGCTGCATCCAGCCGGCCCCAAGGCCGATTATGCGGATCGCCTGGCCACCCCTGAACGCGCCGCTGCGGCGGGGCTTACCTTTCTCGGTATCGGAACCCTTCTTGGCCTCCACGACTGGCGAACCGAAGCCTTCTACACCGGTCTCCACGCCGACCACCTCCAGCGGACGTGTTGGCGCAGCAATGTGGCAATTTCGTTTCCGCGGATGCGCCCGGCGCACGGTTGCATGCCCCCACCCTGCCCCGTCGGCGATGCCGACCTGGTGCAGCTCATGACCGCGCTGCGCATCCAGCTTCCCGATGTGGGGATGACCCTCTCCACCCGCGAACCCGCGGGTCTGCGCGAGCAGCTCGCCCGCATCTGCGCCACCAAGCTCTCGGCGGGCGCCTGCACCTCGCCGGGGGGGTATTCGGAAAAGACCGACGCTGAACCGCAGTTCGACGTCGCCGACCACCGTCCGCTCGCCGAGGTCCGCGCAGCGCTCGCCCGCATCGGCTTTGATCCGGTCCTCAAAGACTGGGACCGCGCGTACCATGCGGTCCGGTAA
- a CDS encoding thiazole synthase — translation MLPLIIAGRTFRSRLFIGTGKFGSHDVMVRAMEASGSELVTVALRRVNLDAAPADDPILTRLDRSRVVIVPNTSGARTAEEAIRIARLARAAGGFDWVKLELTPDLHHLLPDPVETLRATEILAREGFVVLPYMNADPVLAKRLEEAGAAAVMPLGSPIGTNRGIRTRDMIEIIVSQARVPVIVDAGLGLPSHAAEAIELGASAVLINTAIATAADPVAMACAFAGAVRAAEMGVDAGPRAASAEASASSPLTGFLSA, via the coding sequence ATGCTGCCGTTGATCATCGCGGGCCGGACCTTCCGATCGCGCCTCTTTATCGGGACCGGCAAGTTCGGCTCGCACGACGTCATGGTCCGGGCGATGGAAGCTTCGGGCTCGGAATTGGTGACCGTGGCGCTGCGCCGGGTGAACCTCGACGCCGCGCCTGCGGACGACCCCATTCTGACCCGCCTGGACCGCAGCCGGGTGGTGATCGTCCCCAACACCAGCGGCGCGCGCACAGCCGAAGAGGCGATCCGCATCGCCCGCCTCGCCCGCGCGGCGGGCGGGTTTGACTGGGTCAAGCTGGAGTTGACCCCTGACCTGCACCACTTGCTGCCCGACCCGGTCGAGACCCTCCGGGCCACCGAGATCCTGGCTCGGGAGGGTTTTGTCGTGCTGCCCTACATGAACGCCGATCCGGTTCTGGCCAAGCGGCTGGAGGAAGCCGGCGCGGCGGCGGTGATGCCGCTCGGCTCGCCGATCGGCACCAACCGCGGCATCCGCACCCGCGACATGATCGAGATCATCGTGTCGCAGGCGCGCGTGCCGGTGATTGTGGACGCCGGTCTCGGCCTGCCCTCGCACGCCGCCGAAGCGATCGAACTGGGCGCTTCGGCCGTCCTCATCAACACGGCGATCGCCACCGCCGCCGATCCGGTCGCGATGGCCTGTGCCTTCGCCGGCGCGGTCAGGGCCGCCGAGATGGGCGTCGACGCGGGCCCCCGGGCCGCGTCCGCGGAGGCTTCGGCCAGCAGCCCCCTCACCGGGTTTCTCTCCGCCTGA
- the thiS gene encoding sulfur carrier protein ThiS, whose translation MNVTINGQERDVGSPSSLAALLEGLGVEARNVAVECDGAIVRCDQLAATPVRPGARIEIIHFVGGG comes from the coding sequence ATGAATGTGACTATCAATGGACAGGAACGGGACGTCGGCTCGCCGTCGAGCCTGGCAGCTCTGCTGGAAGGCCTGGGCGTCGAGGCGCGCAACGTCGCCGTCGAGTGCGACGGCGCGATCGTGCGCTGCGACCAGTTGGCGGCGACGCCGGTGCGGCCGGGCGCGCGGATCGAGATCATTCATTTTGTCGGGGGAGGGTGA